In the Populus trichocarpa isolate Nisqually-1 chromosome 1, P.trichocarpa_v4.1, whole genome shotgun sequence genome, one interval contains:
- the LOC127904167 gene encoding uncharacterized protein LOC127904167, producing the protein MSEEKSFLQPAIPRFDGHYDHWSMLMENLLSSKGYWSLIETGYPEPVANVVLSEEQHKQLDDLMVKDLKVKNYLFQSIDRTILEQILEKRTSKQIWDSMKKKFEGSARVKRSTLQALRRDFEVLEMKVSETITEYFARVLSIANKMRSNGEQMKDTIIVEKILRTLIEKFNYVVVSIEESKDIDTLTIDELQSSLTVHEQKFSRSHGEEQAFKVTVGDRYGSRG; encoded by the coding sequence ATGAGTGAAGAGAAGAGTTTTTTACAACCAGCTATCCCACGTTTCGATGGTCATTATGACCATTGGAGCATGCTCATGGAAAACCTTTTGAGTTCCAAAGGGTATTGGAGCTTGATTGAAACTGGTTACCCAGAACCAGTGGCCAACGTGGTGTTATCTGAAGAACAGCACAAGCAATTGGATGATTTGATGGTGAAGGATCTCAAGGTCAAGAATTATTTGTTCCAGTCCATCGACAGAACAATCCTTGAACAAATCCTGGAGAAGCGAACCTCAAAACAGATTTGGGATTCCATGAAAAAGAAGTTTGAAGGCAGCGCAAGGGTCAAACGATCCACTCTTCAAGCTTTAAGAAGAGATTTTGAAGTTCTGGAAATGAAAGTAAGTGAAACTATTACTGAATATTTTGCTCGTGTCCTGAGTATAGCGAACAAAATGAGGAGTAATGGAGAACAGATGAAGGATACTATTATTGTGGAAAAGATCCTTAGaactttaattgaaaaattcaacTATGTAGTTGTTTCAATTGAAGAATCTAAGGATATTGACACTCTCACCATTGACGAATTGCAAAGTTCGCTCACTGTGCATGaacaaaaattttcaagaaGCCATGGTGAGGAACAGGCATTCAAAGTGACAGTAGGTGATAGATATGGAAGCCGAGGATGA
- the LOC7492035 gene encoding protein transport protein SEC23, with protein MSEIPNTDPEGIDSVRMTWNNWPRTKVEASKCVIPLAASISPIRPHSEIPTLTYPPLRCKTCTSIMNCFSRVDFTAKIWICPFCYQRNHFPPHYSMISETNLPAELYSQYTTIEYTLGDKNHNPVGEIDAKSAFVFVLDTCMIEEEFEYVKSEVKRAIGLLPENAMVGFVSFGTQVQVHELGFSDMSKVYVFRGTKEISKDQVMEQLGIGVAGRRNVPGAGVGGYQQQKGMHVQNSGVTRFLLPASDCEFTLNSLLDELQTDQWPVAPGTRASRCTGVALSVAAGLLGACLPGTGARIVALVGGPCTEGPGTIISKDLSDPVRSHKDLDKDAAPYFKKAVKFYDSLAKQLVSQGHVLDLFASALDQVGVAEMKVAVERTGGLVVLSESFGHSVFKDSFKRVFENGEHSLGLCFNGTLEINCSKDIKIQGIIGPCTSMEKKGPSVADTVIGEGNTTAWKMCGLDKSTCLTVFFDLSSSEKSNNPGAMNPQLYLQFLTSYQNPEGLMLLRVTTVTRRWVDSAANSEELVQGFDQETAAVVMARLTSLKMEAEEGFDATRWLDRNLIRVCSRFGEYRKDDPTSFTLNSFFSFFPQFLFNLRRSQFVQVFNNSPDETAYFRMLLNRENITNAAVMIQPSLISYSFNSLPQPALLDVASIGADRILLLDSYFSVVIFHGMTIAQWRNLGYQNQPEHQAFAQLLQAPKEDAQMIIHDRFPVPRLVVCDQHGSQARFLLAKLNPSATYNNANEMAAGSDIIFTDDVSLQVFFEHLQRLAVQS; from the exons ATGTCAGAAATCCCAAACACAGATCCAGAAGGCATAGATTCAGTCCGTATGACATGGAACAACTGGCCCAGAACCAAAGTCGAAGCATCCAAATGCGTTATCCCTTTAGCCGCATCAATCTCCCCTATACGTCCACACTCAGAAATCCCTACTCTCACTTACCCTCCTCTCCGTTGCAAAACCTGCACATCCATCATGAATTGCTTCTCGCGTGTCGATTTCACCGCTAAGATCTGGATCTGTCCTTTCTGCTACCAACGCAACCATTTTCCTCCCCACTATTCCATGATCTCCGAGACCAATCTCCCAGCTGAGTTGTATAGCCAGTATACGACGATAGAGTATACTTTAGGTGATAAGAATCATAACCCAGTTGGGGAAATTGATGCTAAGTCTGcgtttgtgtttgttttggatACTTGTATGATTGAGGAAGAATTTGAGTATGTGAAATCGGAGGTTAAGAGGGCAATTGGGTTGTTACCGGAGAATGCAATGGTGGGTTTTGTGTCTTTTGGGACACAAGTGCAAGTTCATGAATTGGGGTTTAGTGATATGTCGaaagtttatgtttttagagGGACTAAAGAGATTAGTAAAGATCAGGTTATGGAGCAGTTAGGTATTGGTGTTGCTGGCAGGAGGAATGTTCCTGGTGCTGGTGTTGGTGGGTATCAGCAGCAGAAGGGGATGCATGTGCAGAATTCAGGTGTGACCCGGTTTTTATTGCCGGCATCTGACTGTGAATTTACGCTCAATTCG CTCTTGGATGAGTTGCAAACGGATCAATGGCCGGTGGCACCAGGAACTCGGGCATCAAGGTGTACTGGAGTAGCATTGAGTGTTGCAGCTGGATTGCTTGGAGCTTGTTTGCCTGGTACTGGAGCTAGAATTGTAGCTTTAGTTGGTGGTCCTTGCACTGAAGGGCCAGGCACG ATTATATCAAAAGACTTGTCTGATCCTGTACGTTCCCACAAGGATCTTGATAAGGATGCAGCACCATATTTTAAGAAAGCAGTCAAATTTTATGATAGTCTTGCAAAGCAGCTTGTCAGTCAGGGTCATGTTTTGGACCTTTTTGCATCTGCTTTGGATCAG GTTGGGGTTGCAGAAATGAAAGTTGCGGTAGAAAGAACTGGTGGTCTTGTTGTTCTCTCAGAAAGTTTTGGACATTCTGTGTTTAAGGACTCCTTCAAGCGTGTATTTGAAAATGGAGAACATTCTCTTGGCCTCTGTTTTAA TGGAACACTAGAGATTAACTGTTCAAAGGACATCAAAATTCAGGGGATTATTGGACCTTGCACCTCTATGGAGAAG AAAGGACCTAGTGTTGCTGATACTGTCATTGGTGAAGGGAATACAACGGCTTGGAAGATGTGTGGCCTTGATAAGAGTACTTGTCTGACTGTCTTCTTTGATCTTTCATCGAGTGAAAAGTCAAATAATCCTGGAGCTATGAATCCACAGTTATACTTACAGTTTCTCACAAG TTATCAAAATCCCGAGGGTCTTATGTTGCTCCGGGTTACAACCGTCACTCGAAGATGGGTAGATAGTGCTGCTAACTCTGAG GAATTAGTTCAAGGTTTTGACCAAGAGACTGCAGCTGTGGTAATGGCGAGATTAACATCTCTGAAAATGGAGGCAGAG GAAGGATTTGATGCCACTAGGTGGTTAGACCGAAATCTCATTCGTGTCTGTTCCAGATTTGGTGAATATCGGAAGGATGATCCAACATCCTTTACATTGAACtcgtttttctctttcttccctCAGTTTCTGTTTAATCTGCGAAGATCGCAATTTGTACAG GTTTTCAATAACAGCCCCGATGAGACAGCTTATTTCCGCATGTTGTTAAACCGTGAAAACATTACCAATGCCGCTGTCATGATTCAACCATCTCTCATATCATATTCATTCAACTCACTGCCTCAACCTGCATTATTGGATGTCGCTTCTATTGGTGCTGATCGTATTCTCTTACTTGATTCATACTTCAGTGTTGTCATATTTCATGGAATGACAATAGCTCAGTGGCGTAACTTGGGTTACCAGAATCAGCCAGAGCACCAG GCATTTGCACAACTATTGCAAGCACCCAAAGAAGATGCCCAAATGATCATTCATGATCGTTTCCCTGTTCCTAGATTGGTTGTATGTGATCAGCATGGATCCCAG GCAAGGTTCTTATTGGCAAAATTGAACCCATCAGCTACATACAATAATGCCAATGAGATGGCAGCTGGGTCGGACATAATATTCACAGATGATGTGAGCCTTCAAGTCTTCTTTGAGCATCTTCAGAGGTTAGCTGTGCAGTCTTGA
- the LOC7465011 gene encoding monooxygenase 2, whose amino-acid sequence MKGEMEMTEDVVIVGAGIAGLATAVALKRVGVRALVLERSQGLRSTGAAISLFPNAWLALDALGVSHKLTRIYDPLFKVHVTNVSTGDVQQVLFPAGHGPRAVHRKALLEALAEELLADSIRFSSKLAAIESEEQGGGASIAVVHLEDGTIIKSKVLIGCDGLHSVVARWLGLAEPVHSGRSAVRGLAIFPQGYGFKQEAQQFVDEGKRAGFVPLNDREFYWFLTCKEENMTRDPEQIQRQVLEKHTESFPSVYLDVVRHADLSTITWAPLMFRHPWGIIFGNFNKGNITVAGDAMHPMTPDLGQGGGLALEDAVVLGRHIGNSVIKNGGLVVPGDMAKAINDYVKERRWRAVGLVIGSYLSGWVQQGGSKWWMKFLRDRVFYKYVFGWVGRLVHYDCGELPAVSSAKED is encoded by the exons ATGAAGGGAGAGATGGAAATGACAGAGGATGTGGTGATAGTCGGAGCAGGCATTGCAGGGTTGGCAACAGCAGTGGCTTTGAAAAGAGTCGGGGTTCGAGCTTTGGTGTTAGAGAGATCACAAGGGCTAAGGTCCACCGGTGCAGCCATATCCCTGTTTCCAAATGCTTGGCTTGCCCTTGATGCTCTTGGTGTTTCTCACAAGCTCACCCGCATTTACGATCCTTTATTCAA GGTACATGTAACCAATGTAAGTACTGGAGATGTTCAACAAGTCCTCTTCCCTGCAGGACATGGACCTAGGGCAGTTCACCGTAAAGCGTTGTTAGAGGCACTGGCAGAGGAATTGCTAGCTGACTCAATTCGGTTCTCGTCCAAGCTAGCTGCCATTGAAAGTGAAGAACAAGGAGGTGGTGCTTCCATTGCTGTAGTGCATTTGGAAGATGGGACTATAATCAAGTCTAAGGTTCTGATAGGCTGCGATGGGCTGCACTCAGTAGTAGCACGTTGGTTAGGACTGGCAGAACCAGTCCATTCAGGGCGATCAGCGGTGCGCGGTTTGGCAATTTTTCCTCAAGGCTACGGATTTAAGCAAGAAGCTCAGCAGTTTGTGGATGAGGGCAAAAGGGCTGGTTTTGTTCCTCTAAATGATAGGGAATTTTACTGGTTTTTAACCTGCAAAG AGGAAAACATGACAAGAGATCCAGAGCAAATACAAAGACAAGTACTTGAGAAGCATACAGAGAGTTTTCCCTCGGTATACCTAGACGTGGTCCGCCATGCCGATCTTTCGACAATAACATGGGCACCGTTGATGTTTAGGCATCCATGGGGCATCATATTTGGGAATTTTAACAAGGGAAATATCACAGTGGCGGGTGATGCTATGCACCCCATGACACCTGACCTAGGACAAGGTGGTGGTTTAGCACTAGAAGATGCTGTGGTATTGGGCAGGCACATCGGCAATTCAGTCATAAAAAATGGAGGACTGGTTGTTCCAGGAGACATGGCTAAAGCCATAAATGATTATGTCAAGGAAAGGAGGTGGCGCGCTGTTGGGCTGGTCATAGGGTCGTATTTATCAGGGTGGGTGCAGCAAGGTGGATCAAAATGGTGGATGAAGTTCTTGAGGGATAGAGTATTTTATAAGTACGTTTTTGGCTGGGTTGGTAGACTTGTGCACTATGACTGTGGAGAACTTCCTGCTGTGTCCTCTGCTAAGGAGGACTAA